From one Oncorhynchus clarkii lewisi isolate Uvic-CL-2024 chromosome 6, UVic_Ocla_1.0, whole genome shotgun sequence genomic stretch:
- the LOC139410549 gene encoding G-protein coupled receptor 54-like isoform X1, with the protein MTDSPVETGPSSLRPLAVTDLSGLLCNQSASLEDQDVQGPPVLVDAWLVPTMFSLIMLVGLVGNSLVIHVITRHQQMRTVTNFYIVNLATTDIMFLVCCVPFTATLYPLPSWVFGDLMCRLVSYLQQVTAQATCITLSAMSVDRCYVTVYPLQSLRHRTPRMAVMVSVSIWIGSLLLSVPIALYQRLEEGCWFGPQTYCSEVFPSARLQRAFILYSFLAVYLLPLVTICFCYAFMIKRMGQPSVQPTDSNYQVIAQAERGATVRARVSRMVVVMVALFTVCWGPIQICILLQAFGPHLRSYTLYKVKIWAHCMSYSNSSVNPLVYAFMGNNFRKAFKNAFPSVFSPQGQGRGGGRGRVGEAGREGGGTECQAPNVDTEMHFLSSGT; encoded by the exons ATGACAGACAGCCCTGTGGAGACCGGTCCCAGCAGCCTCCGTCCCCTGGCCGTAACAGACCTCTCAGGCTTACTGTGTAACCAGTCAGCCTCTCTGGAGGACCAGGATGTCCAGGGACCCCCGGTGCTGGTGGATGCCTGGCTGGTGCCCACCATGTTCAGCCTCATCATGCTGGTCGGCCTGGTGGGGAACTCTCTGGTCATCCACGTTATCACCAGGCACCAGCAGATGAGGACCGTCACCAACTTCTATATAG TGAACCTGGCCACCACAGACATAATGTTCCTGGTGTGTTGTGTTCCCTTCACCGCTACCCTGTACCCTCTGCCAAGCTGGGTCTTCGGAGATCTCATGTGTCGTCTGGTCAGCTACCTACAACAG gtgacaGCCCAGGCGACCTGTATCACTCTGTCTGCTATGAGTGTTGACCGTTGCTATGTGACCGTCTACCCTCTACAGTCCCTACGCCACCGCACCCCTCGCATGGCCGTGATGGTCTCTGTTTCCATCTggatag GTTCTCTCCTGCTGTCAGTGCCTATAGCTCTGTATCAGCGTTTAGAGGAAGGCTGTTGGTTCGGTCCCCAGACCTACTGCAGCGAAGTGTTTCCTTCAGCCCGCCTCCAGAGAGCGTTTATCCTTTACAGCTTCCTGGCTGTCTACCTGTTACCTCTCGTCACCATCTGCTTCTGTTACGCCTTCATGATCAAACGCATGGGACAGCCCTCGGTACAGCCCACCGACAGCAACTACCAG GTAATAGCCCAAGCAGAACGTGGTGCAACAGTCAGGGCTCGTGTCTCtaggatggtggtggtgatggtggctcTGTTCACTGTGTGCTGGGGGCCCATCCAGATCTGCATCCTGCTCCAGGCCTTCGGACCACACCTGCGCTCCTACACACTCTACAAG GTGAAGATCTGGGCCCACTGCATGTCCTACTCCAACTCTTCTGTCAACCCTCTGGTCTACGCTTTCATGGGCAACAACTTCAGAAAGGCCTTTAAAAATGCCTTCCCCTCTGTCTTCAGCCCGCAGGGCCaagggagaggggggggcagggggagggtgggggaggcagggagggaagggggggggacagagtgCCAGGCCCCCAACGTGGacacagagatgcactttctttCATCTGGGACCTGA
- the LOC139410549 gene encoding G-protein coupled receptor 54-like isoform X5: protein MTDSPVETGPSSLRPLAVTDLSGLLCNQSASLEDQDVQGPPVLVDAWLVPTMFSLIMLVGLVGNSLVIHVITRHQQMRTVTNFYIVNLATTDIMFLVCCVPFTATLYPLPSWVFGDLMCRLVSYLQQVTAQATCITLSAMSVDRCYVTVYPLQSLRHRTPRMAVMVSVSIWIGSLLLSVPIALYQRLEEGCWFGPQTYCSEVFPSARLQRAFILYSFLAVYLLPLVTICFCYAFMIKRMGQPSVQPTDSNYQDGGGDGGSVHCVLGAHPDLHPAPGLRTTPALLHTLQGKGLSALHTLKGKSVCLPHTL from the exons ATGACAGACAGCCCTGTGGAGACCGGTCCCAGCAGCCTCCGTCCCCTGGCCGTAACAGACCTCTCAGGCTTACTGTGTAACCAGTCAGCCTCTCTGGAGGACCAGGATGTCCAGGGACCCCCGGTGCTGGTGGATGCCTGGCTGGTGCCCACCATGTTCAGCCTCATCATGCTGGTCGGCCTGGTGGGGAACTCTCTGGTCATCCACGTTATCACCAGGCACCAGCAGATGAGGACCGTCACCAACTTCTATATAG TGAACCTGGCCACCACAGACATAATGTTCCTGGTGTGTTGTGTTCCCTTCACCGCTACCCTGTACCCTCTGCCAAGCTGGGTCTTCGGAGATCTCATGTGTCGTCTGGTCAGCTACCTACAACAG gtgacaGCCCAGGCGACCTGTATCACTCTGTCTGCTATGAGTGTTGACCGTTGCTATGTGACCGTCTACCCTCTACAGTCCCTACGCCACCGCACCCCTCGCATGGCCGTGATGGTCTCTGTTTCCATCTggatag GTTCTCTCCTGCTGTCAGTGCCTATAGCTCTGTATCAGCGTTTAGAGGAAGGCTGTTGGTTCGGTCCCCAGACCTACTGCAGCGAAGTGTTTCCTTCAGCCCGCCTCCAGAGAGCGTTTATCCTTTACAGCTTCCTGGCTGTCTACCTGTTACCTCTCGTCACCATCTGCTTCTGTTACGCCTTCATGATCAAACGCATGGGACAGCCCTCGGTACAGCCCACCGACAGCAACTACCAG gatggtggtggtgatggtggctcTGTTCACTGTGTGCTGGGGGCCCATCCAGATCTGCATCCTGCTCCAGGCCTTCGGACCACACCTGCGCTCCTACACACTCTACAAG GTAAAGGTCTGTCTGCCCTACACACTCTAAAAggtaagtctgtctgtctgccccacaCACTATAA
- the LOC139410549 gene encoding G-protein coupled receptor 54-like isoform X3, translating to MTDSPVETGPSSLRPLAVTDLSGLLCNQSASLEDQDVQGPPVLVDAWLVPTMFSLIMLVGLVGNSLVIHVITRHQQMRTVTNFYIVNLATTDIMFLVCCVPFTATLYPLPSWVFGDLMCRLVSYLQQVTAQATCITLSAMSVDRCYVTVYPLQSLRHRTPRMAVMVSVSIWIGSLLLSVPIALYQRLEEGCWFGPQTYCSEVFPSARLQRAFILYSFLAVYLLPLVTICFCYAFMIKRMGQPSVQPTDSNYQDGGGDGGSVHCVLGAHPDLHPAPGLRTTPALLHTLQGEDLGPLHVLLQLFCQPSGLRFHGQQLQKGL from the exons ATGACAGACAGCCCTGTGGAGACCGGTCCCAGCAGCCTCCGTCCCCTGGCCGTAACAGACCTCTCAGGCTTACTGTGTAACCAGTCAGCCTCTCTGGAGGACCAGGATGTCCAGGGACCCCCGGTGCTGGTGGATGCCTGGCTGGTGCCCACCATGTTCAGCCTCATCATGCTGGTCGGCCTGGTGGGGAACTCTCTGGTCATCCACGTTATCACCAGGCACCAGCAGATGAGGACCGTCACCAACTTCTATATAG TGAACCTGGCCACCACAGACATAATGTTCCTGGTGTGTTGTGTTCCCTTCACCGCTACCCTGTACCCTCTGCCAAGCTGGGTCTTCGGAGATCTCATGTGTCGTCTGGTCAGCTACCTACAACAG gtgacaGCCCAGGCGACCTGTATCACTCTGTCTGCTATGAGTGTTGACCGTTGCTATGTGACCGTCTACCCTCTACAGTCCCTACGCCACCGCACCCCTCGCATGGCCGTGATGGTCTCTGTTTCCATCTggatag GTTCTCTCCTGCTGTCAGTGCCTATAGCTCTGTATCAGCGTTTAGAGGAAGGCTGTTGGTTCGGTCCCCAGACCTACTGCAGCGAAGTGTTTCCTTCAGCCCGCCTCCAGAGAGCGTTTATCCTTTACAGCTTCCTGGCTGTCTACCTGTTACCTCTCGTCACCATCTGCTTCTGTTACGCCTTCATGATCAAACGCATGGGACAGCCCTCGGTACAGCCCACCGACAGCAACTACCAG gatggtggtggtgatggtggctcTGTTCACTGTGTGCTGGGGGCCCATCCAGATCTGCATCCTGCTCCAGGCCTTCGGACCACACCTGCGCTCCTACACACTCTACAAG GTGAAGATCTGGGCCCACTGCATGTCCTACTCCAACTCTTCTGTCAACCCTCTGGTCTACGCTTTCATGGGCAACAACTTCAGAAAGGCCTTTAA
- the LOC139410549 gene encoding G-protein coupled receptor 54-like isoform X4: MTDSPVETGPSSLRPLAVTDLSGLLCNQSASLEDQDVQGPPVLVDAWLVPTMFSLIMLVGLVGNSLVIHVITRHQQMRTVTNFYIVNLATTDIMFLVCCVPFTATLYPLPSWVFGDLMCRLVSYLQQVTAQATCITLSAMSVDRCYVTVYPLQSLRHRTPRMAVMVSVSIWIGSLLLSVPIALYQRLEEGCWFGPQTYCSEVFPSARLQRAFILYSFLAVYLLPLVTICFCYAFMIKRMGQPSVQPTDSNYQVIAQAERGATVRARVSRMVVVMVALFTVCWGPIQICILLQAFGPHLRSYTLYKVKVCLPYTL; the protein is encoded by the exons ATGACAGACAGCCCTGTGGAGACCGGTCCCAGCAGCCTCCGTCCCCTGGCCGTAACAGACCTCTCAGGCTTACTGTGTAACCAGTCAGCCTCTCTGGAGGACCAGGATGTCCAGGGACCCCCGGTGCTGGTGGATGCCTGGCTGGTGCCCACCATGTTCAGCCTCATCATGCTGGTCGGCCTGGTGGGGAACTCTCTGGTCATCCACGTTATCACCAGGCACCAGCAGATGAGGACCGTCACCAACTTCTATATAG TGAACCTGGCCACCACAGACATAATGTTCCTGGTGTGTTGTGTTCCCTTCACCGCTACCCTGTACCCTCTGCCAAGCTGGGTCTTCGGAGATCTCATGTGTCGTCTGGTCAGCTACCTACAACAG gtgacaGCCCAGGCGACCTGTATCACTCTGTCTGCTATGAGTGTTGACCGTTGCTATGTGACCGTCTACCCTCTACAGTCCCTACGCCACCGCACCCCTCGCATGGCCGTGATGGTCTCTGTTTCCATCTggatag GTTCTCTCCTGCTGTCAGTGCCTATAGCTCTGTATCAGCGTTTAGAGGAAGGCTGTTGGTTCGGTCCCCAGACCTACTGCAGCGAAGTGTTTCCTTCAGCCCGCCTCCAGAGAGCGTTTATCCTTTACAGCTTCCTGGCTGTCTACCTGTTACCTCTCGTCACCATCTGCTTCTGTTACGCCTTCATGATCAAACGCATGGGACAGCCCTCGGTACAGCCCACCGACAGCAACTACCAG GTAATAGCCCAAGCAGAACGTGGTGCAACAGTCAGGGCTCGTGTCTCtaggatggtggtggtgatggtggctcTGTTCACTGTGTGCTGGGGGCCCATCCAGATCTGCATCCTGCTCCAGGCCTTCGGACCACACCTGCGCTCCTACACACTCTACAAG GTAAAGGTCTGTCTGCCCTACACACTCTAA
- the LOC139411817 gene encoding MARCO-like protein, producing the protein MRRIAEREKQPRSSSWEKQPRSSSWEKQPRSSSWEKQPESSSWEKQPRSSSWEKQPESYPGRSSQSSSWEKQPESSSWEKQPESSSWEKQPESSSREKQPESSSREKQPESSSWEKQPESSSREKQPESSSREKKPESSSWEKQPESSSWEKQPRSSSWEKQPESSSREKQPESSSREKQPESSS; encoded by the exons ATGCgcaggattgctgagag GGAGAAGCAGCCACGATCTTCCTCCTGGGAGAAGCAGCCACGGTCTTCCTCCTGGGAGAAGCAGCCACGGTCTTCCTCCTGGGAGAAGCAACCAGAGTCTTCCTCCTGGGAGAAGCAGCCACGGTCTTCCTCCTGGGAGAAGCAGCCAGAGTCTTACCCTGGGAGAAGCAGCCAGTCTTCCTCCTGGGAGAAGCagccagagtcttcctcctggGAGAAGCagccagagtcttcctcctggGAGAAGCAGCCAGAGTCTTCCTCCAGGGAGAAGCAGCCAGAGTCTTCCTCCAGGGAGAAGCagccagagtcttcctcctggGAGAAGCAGCCAGAGTCTTCCTCCAGGGAGAAGCAGCCAGAGTCTTCCTCCAGGGAGAAGAagccagagtcttcctcctggGAGAAGCagccagagtcttcctcctggGAGAAGCAGCCACGGTCTTCCTCCTGGGAGAAGCAGCCAGAGTCTTCCTCCAGGGAGAAGCAGCCAGAGTCTTCCTCCAGGGAGAAGCAGCCAGAGTCTTCCTCCTAA
- the LOC139410549 gene encoding G-protein coupled receptor 54-like isoform X2 — translation MTDSPVETGPSSLRPLAVTDLSGLLCNQSASLEDQDVQGPPVLVDAWLVPTMFSLIMLVGLVGNSLVIHVITRHQQMRTVTNFYIVNLATTDIMFLVCCVPFTATLYPLPSWVFGDLMCRLVSYLQQVTAQATCITLSAMSVDRCYVTVYPLQSLRHRTPRMAVMVSVSIWIGSLLLSVPIALYQRLEEGCWFGPQTYCSEVFPSARLQRAFILYSFLAVYLLPLVTICFCYAFMIKRMGQPSVQPTDSNYQDGGGDGGSVHCVLGAHPDLHPAPGLRTTPALLHTLQGKGLSALHTLKGEDLGPLHVLLQLFCQPSGLRFHGQQLQKGL, via the exons ATGACAGACAGCCCTGTGGAGACCGGTCCCAGCAGCCTCCGTCCCCTGGCCGTAACAGACCTCTCAGGCTTACTGTGTAACCAGTCAGCCTCTCTGGAGGACCAGGATGTCCAGGGACCCCCGGTGCTGGTGGATGCCTGGCTGGTGCCCACCATGTTCAGCCTCATCATGCTGGTCGGCCTGGTGGGGAACTCTCTGGTCATCCACGTTATCACCAGGCACCAGCAGATGAGGACCGTCACCAACTTCTATATAG TGAACCTGGCCACCACAGACATAATGTTCCTGGTGTGTTGTGTTCCCTTCACCGCTACCCTGTACCCTCTGCCAAGCTGGGTCTTCGGAGATCTCATGTGTCGTCTGGTCAGCTACCTACAACAG gtgacaGCCCAGGCGACCTGTATCACTCTGTCTGCTATGAGTGTTGACCGTTGCTATGTGACCGTCTACCCTCTACAGTCCCTACGCCACCGCACCCCTCGCATGGCCGTGATGGTCTCTGTTTCCATCTggatag GTTCTCTCCTGCTGTCAGTGCCTATAGCTCTGTATCAGCGTTTAGAGGAAGGCTGTTGGTTCGGTCCCCAGACCTACTGCAGCGAAGTGTTTCCTTCAGCCCGCCTCCAGAGAGCGTTTATCCTTTACAGCTTCCTGGCTGTCTACCTGTTACCTCTCGTCACCATCTGCTTCTGTTACGCCTTCATGATCAAACGCATGGGACAGCCCTCGGTACAGCCCACCGACAGCAACTACCAG gatggtggtggtgatggtggctcTGTTCACTGTGTGCTGGGGGCCCATCCAGATCTGCATCCTGCTCCAGGCCTTCGGACCACACCTGCGCTCCTACACACTCTACAAG GTAAAGGTCTGTCTGCCCTACACACTCTAAAAg GTGAAGATCTGGGCCCACTGCATGTCCTACTCCAACTCTTCTGTCAACCCTCTGGTCTACGCTTTCATGGGCAACAACTTCAGAAAGGCCTTTAA